One window of the Sphaerochaeta associata genome contains the following:
- a CDS encoding TRAP transporter small permease produces the protein MSKFFATMDKIKHAYDWTDRIVMIACKLLLIADILITSYAVAGRMFNQYIPFLKDPAWSEEVVLTCMSYMAVLSAALAIRRCSHIRMTAFDKYLPKRVIKFLDILSDIAVLSLGLIMLFVGWRYATTIGSRGTYVSMPWLSRFWMYFPVPLAGFAMIIFELESLYNHLKSFFVKEEEKA, from the coding sequence ATGTCAAAGTTCTTTGCAACCATGGATAAAATCAAACATGCATATGATTGGACGGACAGGATTGTCATGATAGCCTGCAAATTATTGCTGATTGCAGACATCCTGATCACCAGTTATGCAGTAGCCGGCCGAATGTTCAATCAATACATTCCTTTCCTTAAAGACCCTGCCTGGTCGGAAGAGGTGGTATTGACTTGCATGTCCTATATGGCTGTCCTTTCCGCCGCCCTTGCCATCAGGCGGTGTTCGCACATCAGGATGACCGCCTTTGATAAATACCTTCCCAAACGGGTCATCAAGTTCCTGGACATCCTCTCTGATATCGCAGTCCTCAGCCTGGGCTTGATCATGCTCTTTGTCGGTTGGCGTTATGCCACGACCATCGGAAGTAGGGGAACATATGTTTCAATGCCATGGCTCAGTCGTTTCTGGATGTATTTTCCTGTTCCCCTCGCAGGATTTGCCATGATCATTTTTGAGTTGGAATCCCTGTACAACCATTTGAAATCCTTCTTTGTGAAGGAAGAGGAGAAAGCCTGA
- a CDS encoding YcxB family protein yields the protein MQFSQDSDVLDIFNEKEKASYRWQDVYHAYFEKESIYLFLTKDKAFLLPHDVLENRNEVTTLLEAKLGSERCTKHIKP from the coding sequence CTGCAGTTTTCGCAGGACTCGGATGTACTGGACATCTTCAACGAGAAAGAGAAGGCAAGCTATCGGTGGCAGGATGTATACCATGCGTATTTCGAGAAGGAGAGCATCTACCTGTTCCTGACCAAGGACAAGGCGTTCCTACTCCCGCATGATGTGCTTGAAAACAGAAACGAGGTGACTACTCTCCTTGAGGCAAAGCTCGGCAGCGAGCGATGCACCAAACACATCAAGCCTTGA
- a CDS encoding TRAP transporter substrate-binding protein: protein MKRVMLVLLALVLCSSMAFAAGSQEAPAAGPAVEKNVKLVYAEVNPLDSIVGKTGVYFKQQVEKLSGGTVTIDIQASGVLGSENDVLDSILGGGTSIDMSRISAFALTSYGAVKSKLLSIPFTFENRAHFWAFANSDLAPEFLNEPQTIGLPIRGVFYGEEGFRHFFTVKKVAKMSDLKGMKLRVSNDPVMNGMVRGLGASPTVVSFGELYSALQTGVVDGAEQPIANYKANAFQEVAPTMILDGHTLGAIQVVITDNAWNKLSEKQRSAIMEAGKLAQAYNAEISENAENEVLAALKAQGTNIVEVTNKAEWAEASKAVIEENTKSQAALYQKIKALK from the coding sequence ATGAAACGTGTAATGTTGGTTCTTTTGGCGCTCGTGCTCTGTTCATCCATGGCATTTGCCGCTGGTTCGCAAGAAGCTCCAGCTGCGGGTCCCGCAGTTGAAAAAAATGTAAAGCTTGTCTATGCCGAGGTAAACCCTCTTGACAGCATCGTTGGCAAGACCGGTGTCTATTTCAAGCAGCAGGTCGAAAAACTCAGCGGTGGAACGGTGACCATCGACATCCAGGCTTCCGGTGTTCTTGGATCGGAGAACGACGTTCTTGACTCGATTCTCGGTGGTGGTACCTCGATCGACATGTCCAGAATTTCCGCTTTTGCACTGACCAGTTATGGTGCTGTAAAGTCCAAGCTTCTTTCTATTCCGTTCACCTTCGAGAACAGGGCTCACTTCTGGGCATTTGCCAACTCCGACCTTGCTCCTGAATTCTTGAACGAACCCCAGACCATCGGTCTTCCCATCCGCGGTGTTTTCTATGGTGAGGAAGGTTTCAGACATTTCTTTACTGTAAAGAAAGTTGCAAAGATGAGTGACCTCAAGGGCATGAAGCTTCGCGTATCCAACGACCCCGTTATGAACGGCATGGTAAGAGGCCTTGGGGCTTCCCCGACCGTAGTATCCTTTGGTGAGCTCTATTCCGCCCTGCAGACCGGTGTTGTCGACGGCGCCGAGCAGCCGATTGCAAACTACAAGGCCAACGCTTTCCAGGAAGTTGCCCCTACCATGATTCTTGACGGCCACACCCTTGGTGCCATCCAGGTTGTCATCACCGACAATGCTTGGAACAAGCTGTCCGAGAAGCAGAGAAGCGCCATCATGGAAGCAGGCAAGCTTGCTCAGGCATACAATGCCGAGATCAGCGAGAATGCCGAGAACGAAGTGCTTGCAGCGCTCAAGGCACAAGGCACCAATATTGTTGAAGTAACCAACAAGGCTGAATGGGCCGAAGCCAGCAAGGCTGTGATCGAAGAGAATACCAAGAGCCAGGCTGCTCTGTATCAGAAGATCAAGGCATTGAAGTAA
- a CDS encoding response regulator transcription factor — translation MIKILIVDDESVERELLYKILSPNPLLELYQVENGRLAVTYASLYDVDVVLMDIEMPALNGLEAAQRILADKPLCRIIFITAYSVFSYAREAVKLGAIDYILKPVDKEDVLRAVKRAISQVEAERQLKAVRPPEGDCLEVDEVSDKAALMMAKVKKYLEHSYMNYDLSLDSVSSLLNINASYLSCIFKRCTGVNFLDYITNLRISAAKDYLCDPFKSASEIASMVGYDSSSYFTRAFKKNTGLTPTEYRRQVSGGVRK, via the coding sequence ATGATCAAGATACTGATAGTTGATGACGAAAGTGTCGAACGAGAGCTTCTGTATAAAATACTCTCGCCCAATCCCCTCCTGGAACTGTATCAGGTGGAAAACGGGCGGTTGGCCGTTACGTATGCCTCCCTGTACGATGTGGATGTCGTCCTTATGGATATTGAGATGCCGGCTCTCAACGGTTTGGAAGCCGCCCAAAGGATTCTGGCGGACAAGCCCTTGTGCCGTATTATTTTCATAACGGCCTACAGTGTATTCTCCTACGCCCGTGAAGCTGTAAAGCTGGGGGCCATCGACTATATTCTCAAACCAGTGGATAAGGAGGATGTGTTGAGGGCTGTAAAGCGGGCGATCAGCCAGGTGGAAGCCGAGCGGCAGCTGAAGGCTGTCCGGCCTCCTGAAGGCGATTGTCTGGAAGTGGATGAGGTTTCCGACAAGGCCGCCCTGATGATGGCCAAGGTAAAGAAGTATCTGGAACACAGCTATATGAACTACGACCTTTCCTTGGATTCGGTAAGCAGCCTGCTCAATATCAATGCATCGTATCTGAGCTGCATCTTCAAACGCTGCACCGGGGTCAATTTCCTCGATTACATCACAAATCTCAGGATTTCGGCGGCAAAGGACTATCTGTGCGATCCCTTCAAGTCGGCTTCGGAAATCGCCTCGATGGTCGGCTACGACAGTTCCAGCTATTTCACCCGTGCCTTCAAGAAAAATACGGGGCTTACTCCAACCGAATACCGAAGACAGGTCAGTGGGGGAGTGAGAAAATGA
- a CDS encoding sensor histidine kinase, with protein sequence MEQYLLVQAVNTTYNNYRTYLSAMQDQLLKNNIDKASTMYYSNLEPRLNYLYLYVQQLIERAIMDNQSAYDRLIRLNDDLDAVYGLTVLVMILFGFAAFKEVIRILATVQEMARSSKAITAGDYDRPEISVHRKDEIGDMARAFNEMKKAMRNQVRLLTANNEMEKEIHKKNTEALAMQNLLEREKLQLLRSQINPHFLFNTINVIKYTAQEENAEETDALLSSLARLFRYALADNEVQVPLSREIQIVDEYYSLYKARFKEKMSLYWDISPSLVLTETLVPSFFLQPLVENSFKHGLGPKESAGSVWLTLEEKDGILFVQVRDDGVGMKNEALEALHSRLLDSPVTGEHIGLYTVAARLKLLDARCSLKVSSEEGYGTTISIEMPLVLKKEEEEDDQDTDS encoded by the coding sequence GTGGAGCAGTACCTTCTGGTGCAGGCGGTGAATACCACCTACAACAACTATCGCACCTATCTTTCGGCCATGCAGGACCAACTGCTTAAAAATAACATCGACAAGGCATCGACGATGTACTACTCCAATCTCGAACCAAGGCTCAACTACCTCTACCTCTACGTGCAGCAGCTGATCGAACGGGCCATCATGGACAACCAATCCGCCTACGACAGGTTGATACGGCTCAACGATGATTTGGACGCGGTATACGGCCTTACGGTTCTTGTGATGATTCTCTTCGGTTTCGCCGCTTTCAAGGAAGTGATTCGGATACTCGCCACTGTCCAGGAGATGGCGCGCTCCTCCAAGGCGATAACCGCGGGGGATTATGACAGGCCCGAGATTTCGGTGCATCGCAAGGATGAAATCGGGGATATGGCCCGGGCGTTCAATGAGATGAAGAAGGCGATGCGCAACCAGGTGCGATTGCTCACGGCGAACAATGAGATGGAGAAGGAGATTCACAAGAAAAATACTGAGGCGTTGGCTATGCAGAATCTGCTCGAACGAGAGAAGCTGCAGCTTCTACGAAGCCAGATAAACCCCCATTTCCTCTTCAACACCATCAATGTGATCAAATACACCGCCCAGGAGGAGAATGCTGAAGAAACCGATGCATTGCTCTCCTCCCTTGCCCGTCTGTTCCGGTACGCACTCGCCGACAATGAGGTGCAGGTTCCTCTTTCGAGGGAGATCCAGATTGTAGATGAGTACTACAGTCTCTACAAAGCCAGGTTCAAGGAAAAGATGTCGCTTTATTGGGATATCTCTCCCTCCTTGGTGTTGACCGAGACGCTGGTGCCATCCTTCTTTCTCCAACCTTTGGTGGAGAACTCCTTCAAGCATGGGCTTGGTCCGAAAGAGAGTGCCGGCAGCGTTTGGCTCACCTTGGAAGAGAAGGATGGCATCCTCTTCGTACAGGTCAGGGATGACGGGGTGGGGATGAAGAACGAGGCCTTGGAGGCGCTTCATTCCCGGCTGCTCGACTCTCCGGTCACCGGAGAGCATATAGGTTTGTATACCGTCGCCGCCCGATTGAAGCTGCTGGATGCCCGGTGTTCCCTGAAGGTGAGTTCCGAGGAAGGGTATGGCACAACAATCTCTATCGAAATGCCGTTGGTATTGAAAAAGGAGGAGGAAGAGGATGATCAAGATACTGATAGTTGA
- a CDS encoding electron transfer flavoprotein subunit beta/FixA family protein, translating to MHIIVPIKQVPQTSDVQMDKQTGTMIRSSSASILNPLDLYAVSAALALKDRYQARVSVITMGPQSAVKVLKEAIAMGCDDAVHLTDRAFGGSDTWATSYILSLAVKKLGIPDLILTGERATDGDTAQVGPALASWLGLPVLSYVSKIEQVHADSLIAERLVEEGYQKVRTTLPALLTVIKEISSVRLPTLSGKKRAMASSIAVWDAQALEADSRFIGLKGSPTKVVKIEIPKVSRNCIVAKVEDDASLVAAVDRLIAFLEERDLLGEGGAHHG from the coding sequence ATGCATATCATCGTTCCCATCAAACAAGTTCCCCAGACCAGTGATGTACAGATGGACAAACAGACCGGCACCATGATCCGGTCGAGCTCTGCATCCATTCTCAATCCATTGGATCTGTATGCCGTCAGTGCAGCCCTTGCATTGAAGGATCGCTATCAGGCACGGGTCAGCGTCATCACCATGGGGCCGCAAAGCGCCGTCAAGGTGCTCAAGGAAGCCATCGCCATGGGGTGTGACGACGCCGTGCATCTGACCGACCGGGCCTTCGGAGGCTCCGATACCTGGGCTACTTCATACATCCTGTCACTGGCAGTCAAGAAGCTTGGCATTCCTGACTTGATTCTGACCGGAGAGCGGGCAACCGACGGGGACACCGCCCAAGTCGGGCCGGCTCTTGCCTCATGGCTCGGTCTTCCGGTTCTGAGCTATGTATCAAAGATTGAGCAGGTGCATGCTGATTCCCTTATCGCCGAGCGCTTGGTCGAGGAGGGCTATCAGAAGGTGAGAACCACCTTGCCGGCACTCCTTACCGTCATAAAGGAAATCTCGTCGGTTCGCCTTCCCACCCTCAGCGGAAAGAAGCGGGCGATGGCCAGTTCAATCGCAGTCTGGGACGCCCAGGCCCTTGAGGCCGACAGCCGGTTCATCGGTCTTAAGGGATCGCCGACCAAGGTCGTCAAGATCGAGATTCCCAAGGTCAGCCGAAACTGCATTGTCGCCAAGGTTGAGGACGATGCCTCCCTCGTCGCGGCTGTGGACCGGTTGATTGCATTTCTGGAAGAGCGGGATTTGCTTGGTGAAGGAGGTGCCCATCATGGCTGA
- a CDS encoding TRAP transporter substrate-binding protein, which yields MKKVLLVALLLICIFFACRKEEPSHPELVLRYADNQSTGYPTVEAAKYMAELVKKRTGGKIEIRIYPDSVLGSENSVMEQMTYGGIDMSRFSLGTLSRFFPELWTLQLPYLYTDSEHMWRVLDGDIGDMYLREMSGKGIIGLAWYDAGARSFYTRTPISSFASLQDLTIRVQENDMMSRTIELLGAEAVQIPYGDVYSALQKLRIDGAENNLPSYVFMDHNQAAPYFYQDEHFRLPEVVMISADAQKKVSAIDPGFVEIIEACARDSGVYERKLWQEEENRAYEKAVQSGVTFIIPSDEDMFALKQAMEPLYHELGQKEREIVERIRDT from the coding sequence ATGAAGAAAGTCCTGCTTGTTGCATTGTTGCTCATCTGCATCTTCTTTGCCTGCCGCAAGGAGGAGCCCAGCCATCCCGAGTTGGTGCTCCGCTATGCCGATAACCAGAGTACCGGCTACCCCACTGTTGAAGCGGCCAAATATATGGCTGAACTTGTGAAAAAGCGGACTGGGGGGAAGATAGAGATCAGGATCTACCCCGATAGTGTATTGGGGTCGGAGAACAGTGTGATGGAGCAGATGACCTATGGAGGCATCGATATGTCCCGTTTCTCGCTGGGCACGCTCTCCCGTTTCTTTCCAGAGCTCTGGACGCTCCAACTGCCCTACTTGTACACCGACAGCGAGCATATGTGGAGGGTCCTGGACGGGGATATCGGTGACATGTATCTGCGTGAAATGTCGGGCAAGGGTATTATTGGATTGGCTTGGTACGATGCCGGAGCCAGGAGTTTCTACACAAGAACTCCGATTTCCAGCTTTGCTTCCCTTCAGGACCTTACGATAAGGGTCCAGGAGAATGACATGATGAGTCGTACCATCGAACTGCTTGGTGCCGAGGCGGTGCAGATTCCCTATGGGGATGTCTATTCTGCATTGCAGAAACTACGAATCGACGGGGCGGAGAACAACCTTCCCAGTTATGTGTTTATGGACCACAACCAAGCGGCCCCTTATTTCTATCAGGATGAGCACTTCCGGCTGCCCGAAGTCGTAATGATAAGCGCCGATGCCCAAAAGAAAGTATCCGCCATCGATCCCGGCTTTGTTGAGATTATCGAAGCATGTGCAAGGGATAGCGGGGTGTATGAGCGAAAACTCTGGCAGGAAGAGGAGAACCGGGCGTATGAGAAGGCAGTGCAATCAGGAGTTACATTCATCATTCCCAGTGATGAGGACATGTTTGCATTGAAGCAAGCCATGGAGCCGCTGTACCATGAGCTGGGACAGAAGGAACGAGAAATTGTTGAAAGGATTAGAGATACCTAA
- a CDS encoding TRAP transporter large permease, whose protein sequence is MDANSIAILILLGTFFAMILLRFPIAYAVGLSSVFCMLFQGSSLNDICRLMVKGISSFSLMAVPFFITMGVLMGSGGISEKLIALANACVGWMRGGLAQVNIVASYFFGGISGSAAADTASLGSILIPMMVNEGYDADFSTAVTITSSCEGLLVPPSHNMVIYATTAGGISVGSLFLAGYLPGALLAVTLMIGSYIFAVKRGYPKGDAFSIKNFFVQLGKSFWALAAVIIVVIGVVAGFFTATESAAIAVIYSLIVSVFIYKGLTWKGVWKALDDCVGTLAIVLILIATSSVFGYCLTTLHVPDLAANAITSLTSNRILLILLLNVILLVLGCIMDMAPIILIATPILFPIATGVCGLDPIQFGIMVVLNCGIGLLTPPVGAVLFIGSAVAKISMERVVKATLPFYLCMIVALLLVSFIPQISLFLPMVFGGYIPTNL, encoded by the coding sequence ATGGACGCAAACAGTATTGCAATTCTGATTCTCCTGGGAACTTTCTTTGCCATGATTCTCCTTCGTTTTCCCATTGCCTATGCGGTAGGGCTTTCCTCAGTCTTCTGTATGCTTTTCCAGGGCTCAAGCCTGAATGATATCTGCCGACTTATGGTCAAGGGCATCAGCTCGTTCTCGCTGATGGCGGTTCCCTTCTTCATAACCATGGGTGTGCTGATGGGTTCCGGTGGGATATCGGAAAAACTCATTGCTCTTGCCAATGCGTGTGTGGGTTGGATGAGAGGCGGCCTTGCCCAGGTGAACATCGTGGCTTCGTACTTCTTCGGAGGCATTTCCGGCTCTGCTGCCGCCGACACAGCCTCACTTGGCTCCATCCTCATTCCCATGATGGTCAACGAAGGCTATGATGCAGACTTCTCCACCGCAGTCACGATTACCAGCTCCTGCGAGGGCTTGCTCGTGCCTCCCAGCCACAACATGGTCATCTATGCCACCACCGCTGGCGGTATTTCAGTTGGAAGCCTCTTTCTTGCCGGCTACCTCCCTGGTGCTCTGCTTGCCGTCACCTTGATGATCGGTTCTTACATCTTTGCGGTGAAGCGCGGCTATCCCAAGGGGGATGCGTTCAGTATCAAGAACTTTTTTGTGCAATTGGGAAAATCCTTCTGGGCTTTGGCGGCTGTCATCATTGTTGTCATCGGTGTTGTCGCCGGTTTCTTTACTGCTACTGAATCAGCAGCCATTGCAGTTATTTACTCCCTTATTGTCTCGGTCTTCATCTATAAGGGCTTGACCTGGAAGGGTGTATGGAAGGCTTTGGACGATTGTGTAGGAACCTTGGCAATAGTGCTGATTCTTATCGCTACCTCTTCGGTCTTCGGGTACTGTCTGACCACTCTCCATGTCCCCGATCTGGCCGCAAATGCAATCACCAGTCTCACCAGCAACAGGATTCTTCTGATTCTGTTGTTGAATGTGATTTTGCTGGTTCTCGGCTGCATCATGGATATGGCACCGATCATCCTCATCGCCACCCCGATTCTGTTCCCCATCGCAACCGGCGTCTGCGGCCTCGATCCCATTCAGTTCGGCATCATGGTGGTGCTCAACTGCGGTATCGGTCTCTTGACTCCTCCTGTAGGAGCCGTTCTGTTCATCGGTTCGGCCGTTGCAAAAATTTCCATGGAAAGGGTTGTCAAGGCAACGCTTCCGTTCTATCTCTGTATGATCGTCGCGCTTTTGCTCGTGTCCTTCATTCCCCAGATCAGCCTCTTCCTACCGATGGTTTTTGGAGGCTATATTCCCACCAATTTGTAG